CAAGAGTGGATGTAGATGGAGCGATGTCAAGAGAATACTGGAGGCTAGGGAGGGTTATCGCGTCGATGATAAGAAAATAACGGAGTTACTGCAGAACCTAGTGGATGCATCATTCCTGATTAAGGAGGGAGATATCTACAGGCCAAGTGATCCCTTGATAACTAAGGCATTTTAAATATCACTTATCCAAATAGAGGAACTTTACTGCGTTTTGGCGGTTTAGGTACGGCAGACCATAGGGCTCCCGATATGAACGCCAATATAAGCACTATTAGCAATGCATGTTCAAGAGCGCCGACTTCACCATAAATCGGCACGTAATATTGAGCCAGCAAACCCGTTATTAATGATCCAAGCACATTACCGCCGGTAACAGCGCCATTCCAAACAATTGATGTCGCCCAACTAACCTGCTCCCTTGGGAATAAGTCGCCAAGGACGGCCATTATCAGTGGGAAGTTGCTTAATACGAAGAGTATGGCGAAGAAGGCGAATACAAGGTTTCCCGTGTATATGAAGGCTATGAATAGTATTGCAAAGGCAAATGTGGAGAACGATGCCATGAATCTCCTACCAATCTTATCACTTAACCAGCCGAGTATTGGTTGGCCTATTATGGCTGAGGCGAGTAGTATTGATAGGATTTCTCCATAGCTTACGCTGAGCTTTACGCCGAGTACCTTATTTATGTATATACCTAGGAATGTCTGTATGCCCTGACCAGCCGTATTTCTTAGCAACGTTATTACAAATAGTAGTATTATTAGCATTATTGATACCCTAAGCATTGTTGATTTATTATTAGGTGGATCATCCTTATTATTGCCTCTCCTATATGCCTTGACATCGAACTTGTAAATACCGTATAGTAATACTGAGAGACCCACAATTAATGTTATGAATGCCAATACCCACAAATTATATGCAGCGCTTACAGAACCTGTGAATATAAGCACTGAACCTATCAATGGATAAAGGGCTCTGCCTAAGCTACCGAATGCACCATTTATGCCTAGTGCTGAGCCTGCCGTTCCTCCATATGTCGCGGATAGCAACGCGCTTCCAATTGGATGGTAGTAAGCCGCACCAACTCCCGCCAATACAACACCTATATAGACTAGGAATAGATCGTGTATTAGGAAGCCTATTGAGGATAATCCAATGGCGAATGCCCACAGGAACATTCCGAGTGCCATAGCCCTCATATGCCCACCAAGCCACTTAATACTCAGGGGCACCAATGGACTTGCTAATGCAGATATTGCCGCGTATAATGCCGATAATAATCCAATTACTGCATAATTAACACCAACCTGACTAAGTATTGGGAGTATTATACCGGGTATTAACCACATATTTCCATCATTAATGAAGTGTCCGATCGATGTTAGCCCAAGAATTGTTGCCCTATCTCTGCCCTTTCCTTCCTGCATCATTAACGTTTGGGTTACCCTAATGTCTTTTAAACCAATCGCGTTAAGTAATAAGTAATGAAATTAAGCCAACTAATCATTAATAATCGCGAAATACTCATAAACATGCTAGCATTAAGCCGCAGCTAATGGCAAAGGTAGTCTTCCTAATAATGAGCGATGACATAAAAATGGACCTCGCACTAACAATGGCAGCGAACACAGTGGGAACAAATAGGTACGAGGACTTCAAGGTTGTATTCTGGGGACCCGCCCAAGAGAGACTAATAAGACTTGAAGGACCTGCCAGAGACAACTTCGAGAAGTTACTAAGGGCTGGCGTAATCGATAGTGCATGCATTAATTACGCAAAGAACAAGAGGATAGACCAGGAATTAACGAAGATAGGTATTAAGCTGCATCCTGCTGGTGATAGGGTGGCATATTACATAAACAATGGGTATCAAGTGTTGGTATTTTAATTTTAAATTGAATACTAATTACCGAGATTTTATCAAACCCTCCTCAATCTCTCAACATTCTCCAGATTTACCATGCCTAATCTATTTCCATTTTGATCATAGCTATAGATCCTATTATCTTCTTCATCACGTACGAGCTTATGCTTACCACTGCATATTGGGTATGTATCACTTAAACCGCACATGCATATCCAAACTGATTCACCGTTGGGTGTTTTATATTGGTAGGGTCCCTTTGCCGTGTGAAGTATAATCCTCACGGTACTACGTGCGGATTACGTTATTA
This is a stretch of genomic DNA from Vulcanisaeta moutnovskia 768-28. It encodes these proteins:
- a CDS encoding MFS transporter; translated protein: MMQEGKGRDRATILGLTSIGHFINDGNMWLIPGIILPILSQVGVNYAVIGLLSALYAAISALASPLVPLSIKWLGGHMRAMALGMFLWAFAIGLSSIGFLIHDLFLVYIGVVLAGVGAAYYHPIGSALLSATYGGTAGSALGINGAFGSLGRALYPLIGSVLIFTGSVSAAYNLWVLAFITLIVGLSVLLYGIYKFDVKAYRRGNNKDDPPNNKSTMLRVSIMLIILLFVITLLRNTAGQGIQTFLGIYINKVLGVKLSVSYGEILSILLASAIIGQPILGWLSDKIGRRFMASFSTFAFAILFIAFIYTGNLVFAFFAILFVLSNFPLIMAVLGDLFPREQVSWATSIVWNGAVTGGNVLGSLITGLLAQYYVPIYGEVGALEHALLIVLILAFISGALWSAVPKPPKRSKVPLFG
- a CDS encoding CDGSH iron-sulfur domain-containing protein — its product is MRIILHTAKGPYQYKTPNGESVWICMCGLSDTYPICSGKHKLVRDEEDNRIYSYDQNGNRLGMVNLENVERLRRV